TCTGTGTAAGCCTGAATTTACCAAGTATCCTACTAGAAAGGCAAACGGAATAATAAAGGCAACCATCGCGATCGTGAGCTTGGCCCCCTGTTCTTTGAGCATAATCTGCAACTGCGCCACGCAGGGCAAAAATAAAGTGAGCACGATCGCAGCAACCAATAGCTGAGACCCCGTCAGAACCCCATTCTGTTGCAGATCAAATAACCCGGCTGCCCCATAATCCCGTCGGAAAAATCCATAAATAAAAACCGGTGCCGCTGTTCCTGGTAAACCGAGCCAACCCATCACAGGCTCTAACCCCCGTACCAACAGATCAAACACCCCCGTTAAGCGACCCACCCAAATAATTACAGAAGCCCAAATAAACAGGGGAATGATTTCCCAGAAGTACCACTTCATACGTACATAGGTTTTCGTAAGCACATTGCTTAGTTTGGGTAACCGCAGGGGAGGAACCTCCATATAGAAACTTGCCTTCTGCCCCGGTAATAATCGCGACACCAAATAACCCATAGTCATGAAAATACTGCTAATAATGCTAGCCCAGAGCAACAACGCGACAGGTTTTTGCGCTAATAGTCCCAAAATTAATCCCCATTGAGCGGCACAGGGCACAGCCAGCGACAATAGGAAGATCGCAATGATCCGTTCACGCCTCGTTTCCAAGGTGCGAGTGACCATGGTGGCCATCGTGTCACACCCTAACCCTAACACTATTGGAATCACGGCACGACCCGATAGGCCAATCAGGCTAAACAGGCGATCGAGCATCAAGGATAAGCGCGGCAGATAGCCACTATCCTCCAGCAAAGAAAACACGAGGAAATAAGTTGCAACAACGGGTAAAACAATCGCGATCGCATAACGAATTCCCAGGGTAATGATGCCATAGTCATTGGCAATCAGGTCCTGCACAACAGGCCAAGGAATGAGGAGACTGACCCCGTGATTGACCACGGGCGTAATGCGATTCTCAAAAAATGTTTCGATCAGATCAACCAGCGTGCCCGCTCCAAACTGGCCCACGAACTGGTAAACCCCAAAGTACAAAATCAGCAGTAAGAGGGGAAACCCGGTCAGGGGATTCACCGTGATTTGATGTAACCGTTCCGCCAACGGGACAGTGTTCTGGGATGGAGCCGATAGGGTTGCTGACTCTAGCTCCCAGGCCAGTTGTTGCCGACTTTGGGCAATCGCTAAGCTCAGGGGTTGTTCCAGTTGCGCCTGGGTCGCGGCGATGATGGCACTAATCTGTTGTTGTTGTTGTGAGTCAAGCTGTAATTCTGCCGCCAGGACGGGATCCTTTTGAAGCAGTAGTAGGGCAAGACTGCGCAGGGTGAGTTGCACATCGAGAGAGGCTTCTCTTGAGAAGACGCTAGAAGATTCTTCAAGGGACAGGCTGCGCGAACGGACGTTCGCCTCCGCCAAAATCCTTTCTATCTGCGTAATCGCCGTTTCAATGGGGCGTGGATACACGACGGGTTGAGACATGGTTCGCAATCCTGGTTTTAAGTTCGGCAATACCCCGGTTTTGGGCCGCAGCGGTCAGCACAATCGGAATTCCCAATTGGGGCTCTAAGCGATCCGCTTGAATATGGAGGCGCAGCTGCTGCGCTTCATCGATCATATTCAGAACCAATAGGACAGGTAATCCTGCCTCTAATAATTGCAAGGTTAGCGGCAACATCCGCCCCAAATTTTTCACATCCACGACATGAATGACTAACGTCACCGGCCAATGGATGAGTAAATCCCGTGTCACCCGCTCTTCTTCAGTGATGGGCAGGAGAGAGTACATCCCCGGTGTATCGATGACTTGAAACGTCTGGCTGCCGATCGTGGCCTGCCCCTGGGTAATTTCCACCGTCGTACCCGGATAGTTGGAGACGGTGACATAGGTCCCGGTGAGCGCATGAAACAACACGCTTTTACCCACATTCGGGCTGCCCACCAAGGCGATCGTGGGTAGCTGGGGGGGCAGGAGCGGATTCGCCGGCGTCTGGGGCGATCGCCATAACCAACGCCAACGACGCTGGGCTGAAGCAGTTTGGGTATGACAACCCGATCGACAGTGGTGGCAATTCATAAAATTTTGCTATTAAGCACGAAAATGATCAGGGGTAGCCAACTGCCCGGTCAACCCAGGATAGTTGCGCTACCTTGCTATTTTAAGATCATTATCGATAAATATTCTCAATTAAGATCAATTAATTTTGACTGAGCGTTCCCTGGACCGGTGCGTGGGGGCATTGGTTCCAGATGGATATGGCCTCCTTGGCAGCGCCTCAAGCGAGGAGATCTCGGAGAAGCAAACCCTCACCCTAAATCTCTCTCCCAGAGCGGGAGCGGGACTGGCAACTCCGGCTCCCCTTCTCACCACATGGGAGAAGGGGTTGGGCAATGAGGGCTGCCGGTCGGCTCCAGAGCCAAACCTTAACGGTGTACTGAGTAAATTAGGTAAAGGCTATCAGTAAGACTATCAGTAAGAGAGTAACCTTTAACAGCAACAAGGAATTGTGAACGATGCCTTTGCCAAGGACTCTAGCCGTATAACGGTTAAGTTATGCTGCCGTGCTAATCGGTTCTTCTGGGATTTTGGGGTAAGCAGTATCAGCAGCTACAAATAAACGATCGCAAATGCTGAGTTTATGGTGGGGGCGCGTAGCGCCCCCACCATAAACTCAGAAGAGCCATTAAGTCTATGTTAGAGGATTTGGTTTAAGCTAGTCCTCCAACCGCAATTGCTACGGCTACAGGCAAGAAAAATTTCACCTGTGGCACCACTCTGTCGACCTTGCAGAGCAGCACCGTAGGGATTGGATTTCGTCACTGAGAGCCTGACAAAATTGCCTTTGATATTCGGTGAAGGGTGATGGGTTGGGTGAAGAACGGACAGCGGACATAGCTGACACCAAGAATTAAGCATCTATTTCTTTTAAAAGTAATCGTCCTAATATGGTTTAGGCTCATAAGGGAGGAATGTCAGAGTTATCAATTTCTTTCTCTGTGAGCGAGTCAACTTTCTCCCAATTCGTCTCTGATGTATTGTTCATAGCGTTTTTATTCATCAGGTATAATAACCAGTAACTTATCCTTTCAGTCACCATGAAACATTAGGGTGAGATACGCCAGGTAACCAGCTATGACCATTGCAACTGCAAAATGGACGATCGCTGACTATCACGCCATGATTGCAGCGGGTATCCTTGACGATCGACCGGTTGAACTGATTCATGGAGAAATTATCGAGATGGCACCCGAAGGGGAACCCCATGCGTATTTGAGCACAGTATCTGGACATTATTTGGCCCAAGTACTAGGCGATCGAGCGTTGGTTCGCCCTGCTAAACCCATCACGCTGCCGAATGCCTCTGAGCCAGAACCCGATATCGCCATTGTGCAACCCTTAGGGCGAGAATACCTCAGCCATCATCCCTACCCCGAAAACATCTTTTGGCTGATCGAATACGCCAACGCCAATCTCAGCAAAGACCTGGAAATCAAACGCCGACTCTATGCCGAAGTCCAAATCCCTGAGTATTGGGTAGTCAACTTACAAACCCAACAATTGATTGTCTTCCGCGATCCTCAAAATGGCGACTATAACACTCGTTTTACCCTGAGCGAGGGCGTCATTTCACCCTTGGCCTTTCCCGATGTTTCAGTCTCCGTGGCCGCGATCGTCAGCCTCTAATCGCTTGCCCCTTATGCAATAACCCCCTAATCGCTTGCCCCTTATGCAGCACCCCCCTAATCTTGAAACTGCAACGCTTGTATAGTTATTTATGATTGAGGTAAAGGCTGTAAGACACCCTTAAAGGTATTCGCGTAAAAACTCAAAGGGATCATCTTCCCAACAGGGTTCGGGGAACAGGGTCAACAAAACCTGGGCGATGTCGGCTTCCACCTCCTCAATCCCGTCATAATGGAATAGGGTATCGAGTGCTTTGATATCTCGATCGCGCAAGGGGGCAATCAGGACAGCAAAACTGCGTAAGCTACTCTGACTCCGTTGGCCATCCTGTTTAGCGAGTCCTTCTGACCCCGGATGCATGACGGGAGCCGCATAAAAATCCGTCTGGGGTCCTCGCTGGGTTAATGCGGGTGAGTTATAGCGGGGCAACTCACCGGAAAACGCGACATCGTCATTGTCGGAACTAGAAGTGCTAGTAGTGGGCATCAGGCAAAACGTGCCAGTAAACGATTACTCCCAATAACAGCATTCCCTGTTACAAGTGTTAATTCTCTACTTTAGCGTTTGTCTCGCCGATCGCCAGTGATCTGGGTCCTATTCAGCCCTTCCCCCCTACCACAGATGAGCGAAAATACTCAGGAGGGTAACACCCCCTATTGACTGGCACTTTGGGGTTAGGTGCCCAGCGATCGCGATCCTGGGAAGTTACTATAGCGGGAGGCGGGTCGTGCTTTGCCAGCTGCGGCCCATTCCTGGAGGAATTGGATCTGCTCTTGGGCCGTGCGGGCCAGGGGAATCACCTGGCTAGCCGCTTCCAAGATATCCTCGTTGGTAAAATCGCGATTTTGGCTAAAGGCAATGTGCATCGCTTCGACCAGCACTTGCTCAATCTCCGCCCCCGAAAAGTCGGGGGTTTCATAGGCAAGGCGATCGAGGTCATATTGTTTGAGGGTATGGGGCCGCAGGCGGGACAGGTGAACCCCAAAGATCGCCCGCCGTTCCTCCTGATTCGGTAACCCAACAAAGAAAATTTCATCAAACCGGCCCTTGCGCAACATCTCCGGTGGTAAGGCACGGACATTATTTGCCGTAGCCACCACAAACACCGGCGAAGTTTTCTCCGCCAGCCAAGTGATAAAGGTACCAAAGACCCGATTGGCCGTCCCCGCATCGCCCCGGCCATCCAACCCGGCAAACGCTTTATCAATTTCATCGATCCACAACACACAGGGAGCCAGGGCTTCTGCCAACTGGATCATCTGGCGCGTGCGCGATTCCGACTCCCCCACCAAGCCCCCAAACAACCGCCCCACGTCCAGCCGCAGCAGGGGCAAGTGCCAATGGTGGGCAATAGCCTTAGCCGTCAGGGATTTGCCCGTTCCCTGGATACCCACCAGCAACAACCCACGGGGATGGGGCAGGCCATACTGCCGCGCCCGTTCCGAGAAAGCCCCTCCCCGGCGCAGCAGCCAGTCTTTTAAGTTATCCAGCCCCCCAATATCCGTCATCGCTTCGTGGGCGGGATAAAAGTCAAGAATTTGGGTCTGACGAATCGTTTGTCGCTTTTCCTCCAGCACCAGATCAATATCTTCCGGACGCAATTCCTGGTGGGTAGCGATCGCCCGTGCCAGGACCCGACGAATCCGCTCGATCGACAACCCCTGGCAAGAGCGCACCAACTCATCCAACAACCGTCCCGTCGGCGGCGACCCCAGGGACGACAGCAACCGCTCCACTTCCGCCCGGATCTCATCCGCATTGGGGAGCGGGAATTCCAGAACAGTCATACAGTCGCTCAGGTCCTCTGGGATGCTGATGTGCGGAGCCAGAATGACCAGATTCTTCGGCTGGGACTTCAAGCGCTTAGCCAAATTGCGCAACTTACGGGAAATCGCAATGTCCTCCAAAAACCGGTGGAAGTCACGCAGGATGAAAATCCCCGCCGCCTCCGTAGGTAGTTTTTCCACAAATTCCAGGGCTTGCAGGGGGTTGCGCCGACCAAAACCGGCATCGTTAGGATTGCCCTGGTAGCCATCAACAAAATCCCAGGTATACACCGCCCGTTGGCCCTGCTGCTGAGCCACCTGGGCGATCGCGGTTTCTAAACGCTCTTCCTCCCGTGTGACCAGGTAAAGCAGCGAGTAGCGGGCACGCAACAGGAGGCCAAATTCATCCTGAAAATTCATCATTAACCATGAGATGGGGAAACAACGGCAAACTGGCGGCCAGAACGGATCACTGCCAAAATTTTACGGTGAGTCGGGCAGCAACATCCTTCGCGTAGGGCCACGGTTCGGGAAGCCGAATCGTCCGTTCCCAACCTTTGCAGTCTGACTCGGAAGGAACATAAAGGCGTTTGCGGAGGTGTTCCAGTAAACGCATCAAACAGCTTAAGAGTCCTTTGCGTTGGGAGATCCCCCAAGCTTCAACCTCCTCAATCAGATTCTCCCAGTCTAGGTGTTCAAAATCCCTGGCTCTGAGCTTGGTAACAGTATCTTCCACCCACAGCAAAATATCTGTTTCATAGAGAGAGGGGGGGTTGAGCATGGACATACGACCACAGTAGGCGAGGTGTCTATCTTTCAGAATCAGGCATCAAATACAGTGGCAGTGGCGAAAACGGCCCTCCTGGATTTATGGTGCGAGCGCTAAGCGCTCCTACCATAAACCTAACATTTCAAATCTTGTGTTTGTAGTTGCGGATAGGGTTTACACCCAAATATCGGAAGAGTCAGAAAACTACGAAGAAAGCTGATTTTTCAGCGACTCCAACGCTGCCCAACGGCGATCGATCGCCGTACTCAACTCAGGAGCACGATCGTCTTCTGGGATAATGCCGGGACAGGTCGCATCACACAGTTGACGCAGGGGCAGAGCCAAACACATCTGCTCATAGAGCCAACCCACTGGATCAAACATACCGTGTGGGGAGAGGGACTCAACCAGATCCTCTGGGGCCACCTCTAGTTCAGCCGGTAAAGTATTCGCCACCCGCTCAGCCGCCTCATCCAGCCAGATCAACTCGCTAGTGTTGGCTACTAGCCGATAGTTATACTGTTGCAAGCAGCGATCGCAGGTAAGGGTTATGATCGCCTCCGCCTGGGTCGATACCTCCAGATAGGTATGACAGTGGGTGACCTGCACCCAACCTTGTACCGGGGTTAACGTGGGAAGATCGGCCAGAAATTCCTTCACCGTCCACCGCACCGTGTGATCCGGCGATCGCGCAATTTGGGGAATGGGGATTGGAGTCACGGTTCGTCACCTCACCAGACGTTAAGCACCAACCTCCCCAGGCGCAGCCTTCGGCTGGACCACCAGATGGCGGGCCGGTTCCCGACCCTGGCTGAAGGTTTCCAGATCGTCGTAGCCGGACAGGAGGTTGTGAATATGTCGCCGTTCCGCCGCAGACAGGTGTGCGATCACATAGGGTTGACCCGTTGCCCGCACATGGGCAATAGCCGCCTCAGCTAAAGCTTGCAGTTCCGCCTGGCGCTTCACCCGGTAGCCATGCAGTTCGATCGTATACGCATGTTGCTCCTCCGGCGGTTGACCGAGGTTGACAATCGTATTGGCTAAATACTGAAGGGCATCTAGCACTTCCCCATGTTCACCGATCAGGATCTTGACCTGCTCCGGCGTCAAATTGTCTTCCGCGATCGTCAACCAGATACTACCCGATGCCTGCGCAAGATCATGCTGCTCAATGCTCACGGCAGCCGGTAAGTTGGCAAGTTTGAGAAGCTCCTGCAACCAAATCTGGCCACGTTGAAGACCTGCATCAGCGATCGACGTCATGATCATTGGCCCGACTATTTGGACGATTTCGGCTGGGACTTTTTGGCTGACTTCGCTGGTTTATTAGGCGTCGGTTTAGCGACAACAGATTTGGGTTCAAAGGGCAAGGTTTTGCGATCGGCGCTATTTTTATTACCATTGCTTTCCCCCTTAGCTGCCTTCGTGTTGCGCGCCTCCAAATCCACCAGTTTTTGAATTTCTTCGGGCAGGGGTTCACGGGAGAGAATGAAAGTTTGCAGGGTTTGGAAGATGTTGGCAATCAACATATAGAGCAACACCCCCGCCGGCAGCGGGAAAAACAGAAACATGCCGGAGAAAAGTACCGGCATCACCTTGTTAATGCTGTCCTGTTGAGGATTCCCTGTTCCTCCCCCCTGTCCCGACAGCAACTGGTTGATGTACATACTGACCCCAAAAGCCAGCACCATCGCCACAATATCCCAGTTAATCGTACCGTCCTCCTGGACAGCCCCCACCCGGCCTAACGCCTTAATAAACAGGAAGCCCTTATTGGCGGCCAGACCGGGAACCGTTCCTTGCAGGGTGACCTCACCGGGTTGCAGGGCGACGATCGTCCCATCGGGGTCAATTCGCACCCGCTCTTCTCCCTTAATCACCTTCCACTGGGGAGTGATATCGGCTTCCGAATGGGCTGCGACCAGTTCCGGCAGGGGTGTCCCAGCCACACTTTGGAATTCAACGCGGGTTTTTTGCCCAACAGCCAGACGATTGCCGCCCGGTAACAAGGCCACGATCGCAGCATGATCCCCATCCGCAACATAGATATTCTGGGGCTTAGTCGCATAAACCTGGGGTTGGATTTGTTCGATCTGCTCCTGGGGAAAAATTTGCAGGTTAACGGTGTAGTTCACATCCGAGAAGGGGGATCCCCGCAAAGTTGCAAACAGGGCGAACAGAACCGGCATCTGGATCAGCAGCGGCAGACAGCCCGCCAGAGGGTTACCAAACTCCTTATAGAGCTTGCTCACCTCCTCCCGTTGCTTAACGGGGTCGTTGCTATAACGCTCCTGAATTTCCTTCATGCGCTTTTGCATCAAAGGCTGGGTGACCTTCATGCGGCGCATATTGCGGATTTGGCCAGCATTGAGGGGGTACAGCGCAAAGCGGACCACCAGCGTCAGAGCGACGATCGCCAACCCATAGCTCGGCACGATCCCGTAGAAAAAGTCCAGGATCGGCAACATCACGTTGTTGGAAAGAAAACCTACACCGAAGTCCATGCGCTACTCTATGCTGCTCTCTAGCGTGTGCAATGTTTAGTCTATCGTACTTGGTTGACTGACAAATCTTTTCCCCTCATCCCTAAATCCTTTCTCCCACAAGGGGCGAAGGGACTTTAACCCAAACCCCTGGCCCGCGAGTACCTCGTCCGCTCTGGGAGAGGGGTGGGGGTGAGGGCAGCCCGAGCTTTGTCAGTCAATTAGCGATCGTACTTTCCCAATCGCCTCGGCACCGGGATTGCCCGACCGCCGTTCTATCGGTTTGAACTCTGCCTAGACTGGGTTCTCTCAAAGCAGCAGGGGGGACACGCTCAGGTTTGACCAATGGGACCACTCGCCTGACGAGCTTTGGGGGCAATTTTATTGCTGATATATTCGTATACTTCCCGAAAACGGGGAATAGCCCGCAATTCCAAACGACTCCCATCTTTAAGGGTAAGTACCATATCGCCCCACGCCCCCCAACCCCGAGGAATCGTGACCACCTTGGTGATCTCAGAGTAAATAACATCGGCGCGCTCGCGGCCCATCCAACCACTGGTAATCGAAACCCGACGATTGGTAATACGATAACGCAACCATAGTGCCCGCACCACCGCCCCGATTGTCAGCGGCAGACAAATGATGGTAAAGGCAAGTAAAATGCCAATGATGAGATCCCCAATATGGGGACCCCCATCATAGAAAACCTCTTCACGAATGCCCATGATGTGTTGCGAGGACTCCAGCTTTTGCCAACAACTGTTCTAATTCTTGCAGAAATTTGCCATAATCGCACTCGGCACATCCCGATCGCGCAGAAATGATTAATAACCAACCGGGTTGAATTTGGGGTAAAAGCTGACGACACACTGCCCGTAACCGTCGCTTAACCCGATTGCGAACCACTGCTCGCTTGCCCACTGCTTTGCGGCTCACAACAATACCAATCCGGGTTGGCGGAAGCTGGGAGCGCAATCGGGATGCACCGGCGGTTGGATGAGCACCGGCGGTTGGATGAGATAAAACTGGCAGTGCCCGCAAACCGAGGTGAGGGCTGTTGGCACGGTGACCGTGTTGATAAACCGTCTGAAAATCCTGACGGTGCAGGAGTCGGTTCGCCTTCGGCAGCATGGCTCCTGCTCAGGCCGTTAGTGAAGGTTGAACGGGGATGAACTGGTTGAACCTGATGAACCTGATGAACTTAAGGGTTAAGCATGAAGCACTGAATTCAGCCCTAGACAGCCAATCTTGCCCGTCCTTTCTGACGACGCGCCCGAATTACTTTACGACCTGATTGAGTTCGCATCCGTGCCCGAAAGCCGGAAGTGCGTTTGCGCTTGCGATTGGTCCCATGCAAGGTTCGCTGAGTCATATCCTTAAATACTCCGTCTACTCCATCCAAATAGATTTCATCCGCTGGGCTGGCGATCGAGCTTTAAAAGCCACGGTTTTTGATCATACCATTGCTACGGTACGATCGCATCTTTTTTCGACGGAGGCCGCGATCGGAGCAACTTGGGGAAAGGGGGAGTGGGTCAGAGGTGCCCGGCAGCGAGCTTGTTTGGCATGGCGACAACTCCCCGCGGATTTGTCTACTGAGTCAACTGACTGGGCAATGCCCCCAGTTGGGCAACTAAGTTTAACGGTTGCTGATTGCGTTTGACTTGCAGGGTCAAGCGATCGCCGACGGCTTGGCGCGCAACCAGTTTTTGAATCTCGGCGACGTCGGTAACTGATTGCCCATTGACGGACTGGATCACATCTCCTGCCCGTAAGCCGGCCTGCGCCGCTGGTGAATTGGGGACAACTTTAGCCACAAGGACGCCCCGGTCCTCGTTAACACTTAGCCCACTGTTGAGGTTGCTATTAATTTCCTGTTGGATCTCTGGCGTCAGGGTTACCATCTGGATACCCAGATAGGGGTGTTCCACCTTGCCGCTGGTGATCAGTTGTTGGGCAACTTGTTGGGCCGTATTGATGGGAATGGCAAAGCCTAGACCTTGTGCTCCCTGAATAATGGCTGTATTCATGCCAATAACTTCACCGCGAGCGTTGAGCAGGGGACCACCAGAATTGCCCGGATTAATGGCTGTGTCAGTTTGAATGAAGTCCACCCGTTTGTCGGGAACTCCCACCTGGCTGCTGGATCGGCCTGTCGCGCTAATGATGCCTACGGTCACCGTATTATCCAATCCCAGGGGATTCCCGATCGCGATCGCCCATTCTCCTGGTTGAATTTGATCAGAATCACTTAGCCTGACTGTAGGTAAATTATCTCCTGTAATTTTAATCACGGCTACATCAGTAGCAGGGTCTGTGCCAAGAACCTGGCCATCGAAGGAGCGACCATCCTTGAGGGTGACTTTCACCGTATCCGCGCCATCGACAACATGGGCATTGGTCAGGATGTGGCCATCAGGATCAAGGATAAACCCGGAGCCAACCCCTCGCTGTAATTCTTGAGAAGGCGGGATGGGGACACTGCCGAAGAAGCGCTGGAAGAATGGATCATTAAACATGTCTGGGACTTGCTCCGTCACGGTTCGGGAGGCGTCGATCCGGACTACTGCAGGCCCTGCTGTCTCCACCACCCGGCTGACAAAGTTTTCATCTTGGCCCGCCGCGGCTAGGGCCGGCGTCTGTCCAGGGGCGATCGCAGGAGCCTTCGTTGTCGCTTCCAGGTTGGAGGTGCCTCCAGCAGCTACTGGCACTGGCACCGTCTGCTGGGGCAGCCACTTCATCATGGCGTAATTCCCTGCTGTTGCCACCCCGGCACCGAGTAGAACCAGGGCTAGGGCACTGAGGGGGCGTCGCCGCGGCGGGTAGGAATAGCGGGTGTTTAGGGGGGGTGGGGTGATCTCTGGATGGGAATCGGTATGGGTGTTCATTGCTCTATCTCCTCATTGTCTAGCGGGCAACTTCCCCAATCACTCACTTGCAATGGCGAAGTCGTTGCCAGGGCTTATCGCTGCCAACGCTGCGGTTTACTCCCGACATCTACACCCTAAACACCCGACATGGCAGAGATATGACAATCCCATCGCAAGCCGATGACACGTTCGGTATCAGGTTTTCGGTGAGATAAAGTGTGCCCAGATGTGGCCTGCGCCTGGCTCTGGATCACACATCCGCTCCATGTAATCGTTGTCGTAAAAGACTCGCTTGCCATTACGATCGCGGTAACCCGTCAGGGCATTGCCATAGGGATCGTGGACAAAGTACCCCTGGGGTGTATAGCCAATAATGCAGACAATGTGCCCAGTCTGGGTGAAGTATCCCCCCACCACCACCGGTCGCCGGTTGCTGAGTTCAGCTTTGACCTCATCCCACGTTCGGTTGGTGGCATAGCTATCCTGGAAGCCATAAGCCTCTACTAACTTTACTAATACACTGTGGTCTGTTTGGGCACCATCCCCATACCGATCGCGTACCCAGCGGTACATCTCGTCTTCAAGTTGCTCATTGGCATTTTTCGGCTTGACCCCGTAGTAGGCTAACACCATCGCGATCGCAGTAACATTGCAGGTAGTCTCAGGCCGGAACCGATTATCCCGCTGCGAGAAGTAGGGCACCGCCAATTCGATACTGTCGGCGATAT
This DNA window, taken from Trichothermofontia sichuanensis B231, encodes the following:
- the yidC gene encoding membrane protein insertase YidC, yielding MDFGVGFLSNNVMLPILDFFYGIVPSYGLAIVALTLVVRFALYPLNAGQIRNMRRMKVTQPLMQKRMKEIQERYSNDPVKQREEVSKLYKEFGNPLAGCLPLLIQMPVLFALFATLRGSPFSDVNYTVNLQIFPQEQIEQIQPQVYATKPQNIYVADGDHAAIVALLPGGNRLAVGQKTRVEFQSVAGTPLPELVAAHSEADITPQWKVIKGEERVRIDPDGTIVALQPGEVTLQGTVPGLAANKGFLFIKALGRVGAVQEDGTINWDIVAMVLAFGVSMYINQLLSGQGGGTGNPQQDSINKVMPVLFSGMFLFFPLPAGVLLYMLIANIFQTLQTFILSREPLPEEIQKLVDLEARNTKAAKGESNGNKNSADRKTLPFEPKSVVAKPTPNKPAKSAKKSQPKSSK
- the rnpA gene encoding ribonuclease P protein component, yielding MLPKANRLLHRQDFQTVYQHGHRANSPHLGLRALPVLSHPTAGAHPTAGASRLRSQLPPTRIGIVVSRKAVGKRAVVRNRVKRRLRAVCRQLLPQIQPGWLLIISARSGCAECDYGKFLQELEQLLAKAGVLATHHGHS
- a CDS encoding AAA family ATPase — its product is MMNFQDEFGLLLRARYSLLYLVTREEERLETAIAQVAQQQGQRAVYTWDFVDGYQGNPNDAGFGRRNPLQALEFVEKLPTEAAGIFILRDFHRFLEDIAISRKLRNLAKRLKSQPKNLVILAPHISIPEDLSDCMTVLEFPLPNADEIRAEVERLLSSLGSPPTGRLLDELVRSCQGLSIERIRRVLARAIATHQELRPEDIDLVLEEKRQTIRQTQILDFYPAHEAMTDIGGLDNLKDWLLRRGGAFSERARQYGLPHPRGLLLVGIQGTGKSLTAKAIAHHWHLPLLRLDVGRLFGGLVGESESRTRQMIQLAEALAPCVLWIDEIDKAFAGLDGRGDAGTANRVFGTFITWLAEKTSPVFVVATANNVRALPPEMLRKGRFDEIFFVGLPNQEERRAIFGVHLSRLRPHTLKQYDLDRLAYETPDFSGAEIEQVLVEAMHIAFSQNRDFTNEDILEAASQVIPLARTAQEQIQFLQEWAAAGKARPASRYSNFPGSRSLGT
- the rpmH gene encoding 50S ribosomal protein L34, translated to MTQRTLHGTNRKRKRTSGFRARMRTQSGRKVIRARRQKGRARLAV
- a CDS encoding FeoB small GTPase domain-containing protein encodes the protein MNCHHCRSGCHTQTASAQRRWRWLWRSPQTPANPLLPPQLPTIALVGSPNVGKSVLFHALTGTYVTVSNYPGTTVEITQGQATIGSQTFQVIDTPGMYSLLPITEEERVTRDLLIHWPVTLVIHVVDVKNLGRMLPLTLQLLEAGLPVLLVLNMIDEAQQLRLHIQADRLEPQLGIPIVLTAAAQNRGIAELKTRIANHVSTRRVSTPH
- a CDS encoding Uma2 family endonuclease yields the protein MTIATAKWTIADYHAMIAAGILDDRPVELIHGEIIEMAPEGEPHAYLSTVSGHYLAQVLGDRALVRPAKPITLPNASEPEPDIAIVQPLGREYLSHHPYPENIFWLIEYANANLSKDLEIKRRLYAEVQIPEYWVVNLQTQQLIVFRDPQNGDYNTRFTLSEGVISPLAFPDVSVSVAAIVSL
- a CDS encoding ferrous iron transporter B, with translation MSQPVVYPRPIETAITQIERILAEANVRSRSLSLEESSSVFSREASLDVQLTLRSLALLLLQKDPVLAAELQLDSQQQQQISAIIAATQAQLEQPLSLAIAQSRQQLAWELESATLSAPSQNTVPLAERLHQITVNPLTGFPLLLLILYFGVYQFVGQFGAGTLVDLIETFFENRITPVVNHGVSLLIPWPVVQDLIANDYGIITLGIRYAIAIVLPVVATYFLVFSLLEDSGYLPRLSLMLDRLFSLIGLSGRAVIPIVLGLGCDTMATMVTRTLETRRERIIAIFLLSLAVPCAAQWGLILGLLAQKPVALLLWASIISSIFMTMGYLVSRLLPGQKASFYMEVPPLRLPKLSNVLTKTYVRMKWYFWEIIPLFIWASVIIWVGRLTGVFDLLVRGLEPVMGWLGLPGTAAPVFIYGFFRRDYGAAGLFDLQQNGVLTGSQLLVAAIVLTLFLPCVAQLQIMLKEQGAKLTIAMVAFIIPFAFLVGYLVNSGLHRLALSV
- a CDS encoding Jag family protein, which gives rise to MTSIADAGLQRGQIWLQELLKLANLPAAVSIEQHDLAQASGSIWLTIAEDNLTPEQVKILIGEHGEVLDALQYLANTIVNLGQPPEEQHAYTIELHGYRVKRQAELQALAEAAIAHVRATGQPYVIAHLSAAERRHIHNLLSGYDDLETFSQGREPARHLVVQPKAAPGEVGA
- a CDS encoding HhoA/HhoB/HtrA family serine endopeptidase; translation: MNTHTDSHPEITPPPLNTRYSYPPRRRPLSALALVLLGAGVATAGNYAMMKWLPQQTVPVPVAAGGTSNLEATTKAPAIAPGQTPALAAAGQDENFVSRVVETAGPAVVRIDASRTVTEQVPDMFNDPFFQRFFGSVPIPPSQELQRGVGSGFILDPDGHILTNAHVVDGADTVKVTLKDGRSFDGQVLGTDPATDVAVIKITGDNLPTVRLSDSDQIQPGEWAIAIGNPLGLDNTVTVGIISATGRSSSQVGVPDKRVDFIQTDTAINPGNSGGPLLNARGEVIGMNTAIIQGAQGLGFAIPINTAQQVAQQLITSGKVEHPYLGIQMVTLTPEIQQEINSNLNSGLSVNEDRGVLVAKVVPNSPAAQAGLRAGDVIQSVNGQSVTDVAEIQKLVARQAVGDRLTLQVKRNQQPLNLVAQLGALPSQLTQ
- a CDS encoding YceD family protein; this translates as MTPIPIPQIARSPDHTVRWTVKEFLADLPTLTPVQGWVQVTHCHTYLEVSTQAEAIITLTCDRCLQQYNYRLVANTSELIWLDEAAERVANTLPAELEVAPEDLVESLSPHGMFDPVGWLYEQMCLALPLRQLCDATCPGIIPEDDRAPELSTAIDRRWAALESLKNQLSS
- a CDS encoding PH domain-containing protein — protein: MGIREEVFYDGGPHIGDLIIGILLAFTIICLPLTIGAVVRALWLRYRITNRRVSITSGWMGRERADVIYSEITKVVTIPRGWGAWGDMVLTLKDGSRLELRAIPRFREVYEYISNKIAPKARQASGPIGQT
- a CDS encoding DUF29 domain-containing protein, which encodes MSMLNPPSLYETDILLWVEDTVTKLRARDFEHLDWENLIEEVEAWGISQRKGLLSCLMRLLEHLRKRLYVPSESDCKGWERTIRLPEPWPYAKDVAARLTVKFWQ